The Pseudodesulfovibrio sp. S3 nucleotide sequence TTTAGCCACAAAAGAAAATTCTGTATACATGGTTATAGACACAAAAACCACATATTTCAAACATAAAGGCCTTGCAACATCAGGCAAACCGCTGTCCATATATTGACTCCGGGCAAAGCAGCCCGTACTTATCTGGCAGTGACAATCGCATCAATCCGCACGGAGAAGAAAATGGCTGACAACACCTGCAAAGGGAATCCCATGAAAGGCATTCCCCTTGGAATCAACTTCACCACCTTTATCTATTCCCTGTCTTCGTCGGCAATGGTCGCCCTCGGCGAGGCCGCAGACCCGGGCACAGGCAAGGTGGAATTCCATCCGCAACTGGCCAAGCACACCATTGACGTGCTCGGCATGCTCAAGGAAAAGTTCGACAACGGCCTGGAACCGGACGAAAAGAAATTGCTTTGCGACATCGTATACAACCTGCGCATGTCCTACGTAAACAAAAACAAATAATCAGGAACACCAATGTCTCATATCATCAAGGCTGGGCTGGTGGGCGTCACCGGCTATACCGGCATGGAACTGGCCCGGCTCATGGTCCACCATTCCTCCATGGAACTGGTGCGCGTCACTTCCAGATCCGAAGCGGGCAAACGCCTTGCCGACATCTATCCCTTCCTGAACCGGCTGCCCCTGGGCAACCTGGTCATTACCCAGCCCGACCCGGCGGACCTGGCCGAAGAATGCGACGTGGTCTTCCTGGCCGTGCCGCACAAGACCGCCATGGAAATCGCCGCCGCCCTGCTCGAACAGGGAGTCAAAGTAGTGGACCTGTCCGCAGATTTCCGCATCAACGACAAGGCCACCTATGAAGAATGGTACGGCGTGGTGCATTCCCGTTCCGAACTTCTCACCGAGGCCGTCTACGGCCTGCCCGAACTGTATCTCGATCAAATCATGGGCGCACGACTCATCGCCAACCCCGGCTGCTACCCCACCGCCTCGATCCTCGGCCTTGCCCCGGCCCTGGCTGAAGGCCTCATCGAGACCGGGAACATCGTCATCGACGCAAAATCCGGCGCTTCCGGGGCAGGACGCAGCGCCAAGGTCGGTACGCTCTTTTGCGAAGTGCATGACTCATTCCGCGCGTACAGCCTGCCCGCCCATCGGCACACGCCCGAAATCGAGCAGGAGATTTCCAAGCTGGCCGGGAGCAACATCACCCTCTCCTTCAACACCCATCTGCTGCCCATCGACCGGGGCATCCTGGCCACCATCTATACCAAACTGACCTCAAATATGTCCCTGGCCGACATCCATGCGGCCTACACGAAATTCTATGAGGAAAAACCCCTGGTACGCGTGCTGCCCATGGGCCAATTACCCGAGACCAGATACGTGCGCGGCACGGTTTTCTGCGACATCGGACTGGTGGTCGATCCCCGGACAAACCGCCTGATCATCCTGTCGGCCATCGACAATCTCTGCCGAGGCGCATCCGGCCAGGCTCTCATGAACGCCAACCTGATCTGCGGCCTGGACATAGACGAGGGGCTGCCCATGGCACCCATGATGCCCTGACCATCGTTGCAAAGAAGTTACTCCATCAAGGCCGTTTTCGTGACGGCCTTTTCTTTTCCTGGATATTGCTTATATTCAAAAGACGACCATATCCCGACGAACCTTTTAATTCGGAGGATATCCATATGGATTTCGACAATATTCTTGAAAGACGACGGGCTATCAATTTCTTCGACCCCGACCGCGACGTGCCCGAGAACCTGCTCAGAACCGTGCTGGAGGATGCTGCCAAGGCCCCGTCCAGTTTCAATCTCCAGCCGTGGAAGGTAAAAGTCCTGCGCGATCCCCAACGCAAGGCAGCCCTCCGGGCCGTGGCCTTTGACCAGCCCAAGGTGACCGAAGCCCCGGTGGTGCTCATCCTGCTCGCCGACCGCGACGGCTGGAAGGAAGGCAACCCGACCCTGGAAGCGCACTTTGCCAACAACCTTGCCCCGGAACAGCGCGACTGGTTCATCAGCACCACCAAGGCGCTCTACGGCGGCAGTGCCGAGTCCAGTCAGGCGTTCGCCAACAAGAACGCCGGACTGTTCGCCATGTCGCTCATGTATGCGGCCAGCCACCAGGGCCTGGACACCCATCCCATGGACGGCTTCGACCATGAGGCGGTCCGCAAGGAATTCGCCATCCCGGACAACTACTGGATCCCCATGCTCATCGCCGTGGGCTACCGCAAGGCCGACCTTGAGCTGCACCCCAAGGCATGGCGGCAATCCGTTGAGGAGATGATTCTGGAGTAGGAATGCCTCCGGCGGCCAGAGGGGAAACTTTTGAAAAAGTTTCCCCTCTGGACTCCCCTTCAAAGCTTTTTGGTCCCGCTTCGCGGGGTGGGTATATTGACAAGGCCCCCGACTCAAAACGAATCGGGGGCTTTGTCAATGCTCTCGCGCACCCTCGCCGAAGGCACGCCAAAAAGTTTCGGAAAAGGAGGGGATGGGGGTCCGGGTGAAGGGGAGGAAAAAGCCTTTTCAAAGGGTTTTCCCTCCCCTTCACCCGGCCACCGGAGGCATTCCCCTACCCCAATTTCAAACCGTTGGGGACGGGTTTGTCGGGCACGGCCAGGACCACGCCGTCCTCCCGGTAGAACCCGGTGACCAGGCACTCGGACTTCATGGGACCGATCTGCTTGGGCGGAAAATTGACCACAGCCACCACCTGCTTGCCCACCAATTCATCGAGTTGGTACAGCGTGGTGATCTGCGCGCTGGACTTGCGCGTGCCGATCTCCTCGCCAAAATCCACCACCAATTTATACGCCGGAATCCGGGCCTCGGGAAAGGGTTCGGCCTTCAGGATGGTGCCTACCCGCAACTCCACCTTCTCAAAGTCATTCCAATCTATGGTTTCCATGATGCAATCTCCTTTGCTTTCCGTATGCATCCAAAGTGTTACCACTAAAACTCCACACTCGAAAGGGGGCCCAAAGGCCCCCTTTCGAGGTGTTGGAAATGGAGTGTGACGAAACTATTTTCGCACGGCGTAAGCCGAACTTTTTCTGACCAGAGCGATCAGGGCGACCGCGCCGAGCACCATCACCAGACCGAGATGCACCCATTCGATGGTCACGATGACCGCCGGGTCCAGGGTCACATCCGGCAGATTGCGATAGACGCGCAATCCGCCGGAAATCACCAGTCCGCCGACCACAGCCACACGCAACGCACCCAACCGGGTCAAGACCAGCGTATCCTTCCAGGCGCGCAGCCAGTTGACCACGGTCAGACCGACCACGAACAGAAGCAGGGCCGCCAGGAGATAATGGATCTTGTGCACCATGTAAAAATCACCGGTCCAGGCCATACCCGGAACCTCGGTCAGGTAATACCGCTTGGCCAGGGGCATCTGCATGAAGCCGGTAAATGCCAGGGCCGCCACGGAAAAGATGAACAACCTGGAAATCCAGGCAGGATAAGGTCTAGCTCTCATGGCTGCCCTCCTCTCCGTTCTTCAGAAGCTTTGCGCCGAGACCGAGAACACCTGCCACCACCCCCGCCACCGGGGCCAGCAGCGTGGCCGTGGCCAGATTGGTCTCGTCGGCCATGACATCCTTGACCGGTCCCATGTGCGGCTTGCCGGGACCGAGACCCTTGGCCTTGCCGCCGGCCACTTTACCCCTCCCGCCGCGCGGACCGTCCTTGTCGATAGCCTTGTCGATGAGGTCGAAAGGCACGGGCGAAACATATACGGTATTGGTGCCGCCGTTCTCCTCCAGCCCATAGATGAACCCATCCATCCCTGCCGCAAGTTCCCTGGCCCTGGCCACGATCTCACCGCGCGGTCCGATGGTCTGCACGTCCTCGGGACAGGCGGCGATGCACGCCGGCAGTTCTCCCTTTTCCAGAAGCCGGTAGCAGCGGTCACACTTGAACATCACCCCATTGCCTGCAAAACGGGGCATGATGTTCAGATACAGGCCCACTCCGGATTGACGCTGAGGGACACTCCAGGGGCAGACGGTACGGCACTTGGCCCCGCCCATGCACAACGAATCGCTGATCCGGGTAAGGCCGTTCACCTGTTTATTGGCCGCGCCAAATGGACACATGTTGGCACACGGCGGATTCTGGCAATGCATACACCGGCGAGGAATGTTGATGTCGTAGACCTCGCCTTGATACTCCACTTCGGCGTTTTGCAGGAACAGCCAATTGTAGGGAGTCAGGCGATCCTCGACGTCACGCTTGTCGGACCAATCCTCGGGCTTGGCCCGTTTGGACGGCGACATGGCGGGAAAAGATTTCACGGGTTCAGGAAATTTGTGCGCATTGGACTCACGGCAGGCACTGACGCATTCACCGCACCCGATACACCTGGACAGATCCAGCAGTGTGGCCAATTCATTATCGGAAGGCTGCGGGACACGACCCTTTCCAGCCGCAACCGCTCCTGAGGGAGTCAGCAGTCCGACACCGCCCGTGCCAAGCGCCTTCAAAAAGCCCCGCCGACTGACCTTGCCGGGCTGATCATTATTCTTTGACATGGGTTTTTCAGACCTCACCTTGGTTAAACATTCCAACGGGACATCCGCCCCGACAGACAGGCCAATATACCCTATAGGGGTATGTTTGCAAAAGTCAACCCGTACGACTATTGTGGTTCATGAAATGATAGATTATATCCCGAACCTGCACCAATAGAATCAGTCATTCCCATCAAGTAGATGCAATAATTACATTTTTTTACAAAGCCTTTTTAAGCCATTTGACACGCAGGGCTATTTTATATATTTTATTTTTTTAAATATTGAGTCCGCACTTCAACAGGACGTTTCTGTCGCAGGAATCGGCCCGATTTCCAAAGGCCGACCAGAACCAGGCCAACCAACCGAATTTCCTTCAGCGCCCGACAACGCCCGGGGGACTGGACCAATGACTTTTACGAGGTAATGCAATGCTCAAAGACAAGAATAGCGCCACCGAAAAAACCGCCACACTCACCATTGACGGCAAGAGCTACGAACTGCCCATCATCATCGGCACCGAAAAAGAACAGGCCATCGACATCTCCAGACTGCGCACAGAAACAGGCTGCATCACCTATGATCCAGGCTATGCGAACACCGGTTCCTGTCTGAGCGAAGTAACTTTCGTAGATGGAGAGAACGGCATCCTGCGCTACCGCGGTTACCCCATCGAGGAACTGGCCGCGAACGGCACCTTCATCGAAACCGCATACCTGCTGATCTTCGGCAACCTGCCCACCCGAGCCGAACGTCAGGAATTCCGGGATCTGCTCAGCGAACAGGAGCTGCTGCATGAAGACCTGCGGCATCACTTCGAGGGTTTCCCGTCCAATGGACACCCCATGGCCATCCTGTCTGCGGTCATCAACTCTCTGGGGTGCTATCATCCGGACCTGCTGGAAATCACGACGGAAGAGGAGTTCCTCCGGGCCGCCGCCAAAATCATCTCCAAGGTGCGCACCATCGCGGCCTGGTCTTATCGCAAGGCCCAGGGGCTGCCGTTCATGTACCCGGACCCCAACCTGTCCTATTGCCGCAATTTCCTGCACATGATGCACTCCATACCGAACAAACCGTTTGATCCCACGGATGCCGAGGTTCGCGCACTGACCCTCTTCTTCCTGCTCCACGCCGACCACGAACAAAACTGCTCCACCTCCACTGTGCGCATGGTTCAAAGCACGGAAGCCAACCTGTTCGCCTCGGTCTCGGCCGGCATCTGCGCCCTGTGGGGGCGTTTGCATGGGGGCGCCAACGCGGGCGTGATCCAGATGCTCAACCAGATCCACGACGGCGAATCGTCCATTCCCGAGTACCTTGAACGCGTCAAGAAAAAGGAAGTCCGGCTCATGGGTTTCGGCCACCGCATTTACAAGAGCTTTGACCCGCGTGCCAAGATACTGCGCCAAGCCGCCCACGACATGCTTGAATCCACCGGCTACGACGACCCGCTGCTCGACATCGCCCTGGAGTTGGCCGAAGTGGCCTTGAACGACGACTACTTCACCGAACGCAAGCTCTACCCCAACGTGGACTTCTACTCCGGCATCATCCTGCGGGCGCTCGGCATCCCGGTGAACATGTTCCCGGTGATGTTCGCCATAGGCCGCATGCCGGGCTGGATCGCCCACTGGAACGAGGCCAACACCGACGGCGTCACCAGAATCCACCGACCGCGTCAGATTTACACGGGCTGCGAGCCTCGGGTGTACATCCCGCTGGACTCCCGGATCTAGTTGCATACCAACACCCCGAACAGGCCTCGGCCCAAAAGCCGAGGCCTCTTCTTGTCGCTGAAGCCGCCGGCATACAACGACCAGGCAGTACAAGGAAAAACATGCAGGCACACTTCCAGGCTCACGGCATCTTCAGTTGGAATGAACTGATCACCACCGACCTGCTTTCGGCCAAGGATTTTTACGGAAAGTTGTTCGGCTGGTCTTTCGTGGAATCGACCACAATTTACGGCAATACCTACCTGACGGCTTTCAAGGGCGAGACCCTGGTCGGCGGCATGATGCTCAAAAATGGCAATGTTGATGGCAACGTGGCCCCGTGCTGGGATCCGTATGTCACGGTTGACGACGTTGATGCGTCAGCCGCCCAGGTCAAGGAGCTCGGTGGCACAGTGGTGCTTCCCCCCACAGAAATTCCGAACGTTGGCCGTTTCTGCGTTATCCTGGACCCGCAGGGCATCTCCCTGAATCTCATAACCTACACCAACGCCTCCGGTGAATAGTAAACGCGAAAACACGATCCATCCCAGGCCCGCTCAATTGCCCCGAGCATGGGCACTTTACCTTGAACTCGAGTCCGTGTAGAGATCAGATGAGACACATCGTCATGAACACCCCCCGGACACTACAGAACATCGCTTGCATGGCATCCGACGCCCCCAAGGCGCAGGAAGCTTTCGCGCTTCTGTCAAAACGCTATTCCTTTGTTCCCATCGACGAAGCCGATGCCCTGGTCGTCCTCGGCGGCGACGGGTTCATGCTTCAGGCCGTGCACACGTTCATGGATTCCGGAATTCCCTTCTACGGCATGAACCGGGGAACCATCGGATTCCTGCTCAACCAGTTCGGTCCGGAGAATCTCCTGGAGCGGCTGAACGCGGCCCGCGGCCACACCCTCAACCCCCTGAAGATGACCGTCACGACCATGGACGGACAGTCAACCTCGGCCCTGGCCTTCAACGAAGTGGCCTTGCACCGCTACTCCCAACAATCAGCCAACATCCGGGTGCGCATCAACGGGAAGATCCAGCTCGAAAACCTGGTCTGTGACGGAGTCATGGTCGCCACCCCGGCAGGCTCCACGGCCTACAACCATTCCGCGCGAGGACCGATCATCCCGCTGGGGGCCAATGTCCTTGCCCTGACCCCGGTCTGCCCCTTTCGCCCCAGGCGGTGGAACGGCGCGCTCCTGCCGCACACGGCAATCGTTGAATTCGATATTCTGGACGGACAGCATCGTGCGGTGAACGCATCGGCCGACTCCTTTGAAGTCCGCGACGTGGCCCGTGTCCGCGTGATCGAGGACCAATCCAGCCAAGCCAGCATCCTCTTCGATCCCGATCTCTCGCTGGAAGAACGCATCTTCAACGAGCAATTCGCATTATAGCCACAGGGTGCTGGCATCGGCAGATTGTACATCCGGGGCAATACTGTATACTATGTACCCGATCAAACGATTTTCACATTCCGGCCCCTCTAAAACATTCAATGGCCGGAATTCACATCATACACCGTAGGAAGACATGAAAAACGAAGACCTGAATCCCGAAAACGGGACCGAAACTCCCCAGGCTGACCACGATCCGGCAGCCATAACCTTTGACGAATTGCCCGAGAAAATGCGCATGGCGTGCGAGCGCGCCGGATGGGACGGACTCATGCCGGTACAGCAAAAAGCCATGCCTTTCCTCCTGCGAGGACAGGACGTCATGGTCCAGGCCCGGACAGGCTCCGGCAAGACCGGCGCCTTTGTGCTGCCCTTGATCGAAAAACTCAATTCCGCCAGCCCCAAATGCCAGGCGCTGGTCATGGTGCCGACCAGAGAACTAGCCAAGCAGGTGGCCCAGGAGGCAACCATGCTGGCGGGCGACAAGGCCCTGAAGGTCGTGTCCGTTTACGGCGGCGTGGGCTACAAGGAACAGCTCGACGCCTTCCGCGACGGTGCGCAGCTCGTGGTCGGCACCCCCGGCCGCATCCTCGACCATCTCATGCGCCGCAACCTCGTACTCGACGACCTCAAGGTACTCATCTTCGACGAGGCGGACCGGATGCTCTCCGTGGGCTTCTATCCCGACATGGTGGAAGTGAAGCGGTATATGCCGCCCAAGCTCGCAGGTTCCTTCATGTTCTCGGCCACCTTCCCGCCAAGCGTCCTGCGGCTGGCCGAAGAGTTCATGTACCAACCCGAATTCCTGAGCCTGTCTTCGGATGAAGAAAATGTCTCGGCCATCGCCCACCAATTCGTGGAAGTCCCGGCCATGGGCAAGGAACGCAAGCTCATCAAGCTCATCGAGCTGGAAAACCCGGCCTCGGCCATCATTTTTTCCAACACCAAGCGCAACGTGGAATTCACGGCGGCCCTGCTCTCCCAGTTCGGCTTCGATGCCGAAGGGCTGACCTCGGACCTGACCCAGAACAAGCGCGAACAGCTCATGACCCGCATCAAGGAAGGCAAATTGCGTTTCCTGGTGGCCACGGACGTGGCCGCACGCGGCATCGACATCCAGGATCTTTCCCACGTCTTCATGATGGAGCCGCCCGAAGACCCGGAATCATACGTGCACCGAGCAGGACGCACGGGCCGGGCCGGAGCCACAGGCACGGCCATTACCCTGGTGGACGTCATCCAGCGCATGGAATTGGAGCGCATTGCCACCCGCTTCAAAATCACCTTCGAGGAGATCAAGGATCCCACCGAAGATGATGTGACCACCATCATCGAGGAGCGGCTGACCGCCATTCTGGAAAAGAAATTCCGCAAATTGACCAATATCCAGAGAGAACGGGTGGCCCGTTTCCTGCCCCTGGCCAAGAAATACGGCGAAGATGAAGAAGCCCTGGCCCTGATCGCCATGCTCCTGGACGAATTGTACCAGCCCACGCTGCACGGCAAACCGGCCGAACCGGCCTCCAGTCAGAGCGTCCCGCAAAATTCCAGGTCCAACCGGGAACGCAGCGCCAAAGGGCCGCAGAGCCGGGAACGCAGACCCGAACCGCGCGAACGTGCGGAGGAGAAACGTAAGCCCCGCTCCGAACGGGAGGAACGTCCTGTTGCCCCCCGTGAGCAGGAGCAAAAGCCCAAACCCAAAAAACGTCCCGCAAGGGAGCAGGCCAGCGAAATCCGGCCCGAACGGGAAGAGCGGCCTGTGAGCGACGCCCCGCGCGAACCCAGACCCAGAAGGGATGAACGGCCTGAGAGTGACCTGCCGCGTGAAGCTGCCCCCAGGCAGACCGGTGACGGTGACGACGCCAAGGCCACGATCAAGCGGCGCAGAAGGCGGAGACGGAGAAAGCCCTCCGGCAGCTAGGCCGTGCCCGGAAAGACACTGATTCTCGGCCTGGCAGCAGGCTATCATTACAATGACGTTCGCCCGTTTCTCGCCTCCCTTGACCGGGCGGCGTATACGGGCGATCTCGTCTTGTTCGTCTCCGAAACCACACGGGACCTGGACAGGATGGGCCGACACCCGGCGGCTATCATTCCCATTGAGCGCACATCCGGCATGGAAAACCTACCTTACAACGGATTGCGCTATTTCCTCTACAGGGAATGGCTGACCTCGTGCGGTCAGACCTATGACCGCATCCTGCTCACAGACGTCCGCGACGTGATCTTCCAATACGACCCCTTTGCCCACGCCTGGCCGGACGGCGTCAACTGCACCCTGGAGGACCGGATCGTGACCGTGGGCACCTGCCCCTTCAACGCCCATTGGGTGCGCGAACACCTGGGGCGCAACGCCCTGGCCGAAGTTGCGGACAGACCCGTATCCTGCTCCGGCACCACCGTGGCCGACCACGGCTCCATGCTGACATACCTGCGCCTGATGACGGATCGGCTGACGCCGCCAACCTTGGGCGAACGCATGGCCGGATACGACCAGGGCGTCCACAACCATCTCCTCCACACCGGACAAATCCCGAACCTCACCCTGCACGACAACACCGGTCCCATCCTCACCCTGGCCCAGACCAGGGAGGAGCCTATTGTCGATGCACAGGGCTATGTTCTGAATGACGCAGGAAAACGGCCGCACATGGTGCACCAGTACGACCGCAAACCGGGACTGTTCCAACACCTTCGCGGCCGGTTCGCTGCCTGATCAAAGGCTTCTAGCCCCCGACACCGGACAGGCAGGCCGAAACGTCCCTCCACTTGAGATTGCGGATGGAGGAATAGGCTTCAATCCCCTGGAGCAGGGCATCGATCCGGGAACGGGAGTCATGGTCCAGCAAATCGAAGAGCGGCTGCGGGCAATCTATGATACGGAGCAGACTCGTCTTGATGGCCGAGTCCCAGCTATCGCCATGGACATCAATATCGTCGAGACGCAGGTGTTCGCGACACCCCTCGCAGCGACAATGGATTTCATAGGGGTCCTGAATGTTGAGCAACCCGTATTCCGTGGTGATTTCCTCACCGGC carries:
- a CDS encoding 4Fe-4S ferredoxin, with protein sequence MRARPYPAWISRLFIFSVAALAFTGFMQMPLAKRYYLTEVPGMAWTGDFYMVHKIHYLLAALLLFVVGLTVVNWLRAWKDTLVLTRLGALRVAVVGGLVISGGLRVYRNLPDVTLDPAVIVTIEWVHLGLVMVLGAVALIALVRKSSAYAVRK
- the argC gene encoding N-acetyl-gamma-glutamyl-phosphate reductase; amino-acid sequence: MSHIIKAGLVGVTGYTGMELARLMVHHSSMELVRVTSRSEAGKRLADIYPFLNRLPLGNLVITQPDPADLAEECDVVFLAVPHKTAMEIAAALLEQGVKVVDLSADFRINDKATYEEWYGVVHSRSELLTEAVYGLPELYLDQIMGARLIANPGCYPTASILGLAPALAEGLIETGNIVIDAKSGASGAGRSAKVGTLFCEVHDSFRAYSLPAHRHTPEIEQEISKLAGSNITLSFNTHLLPIDRGILATIYTKLTSNMSLADIHAAYTKFYEEKPLVRVLPMGQLPETRYVRGTVFCDIGLVVDPRTNRLIILSAIDNLCRGASGQALMNANLICGLDIDEGLPMAPMMP
- a CDS encoding citrate synthase; translated protein: MLKDKNSATEKTATLTIDGKSYELPIIIGTEKEQAIDISRLRTETGCITYDPGYANTGSCLSEVTFVDGENGILRYRGYPIEELAANGTFIETAYLLIFGNLPTRAERQEFRDLLSEQELLHEDLRHHFEGFPSNGHPMAILSAVINSLGCYHPDLLEITTEEEFLRAAAKIISKVRTIAAWSYRKAQGLPFMYPDPNLSYCRNFLHMMHSIPNKPFDPTDAEVRALTLFFLLHADHEQNCSTSTVRMVQSTEANLFASVSAGICALWGRLHGGANAGVIQMLNQIHDGESSIPEYLERVKKKEVRLMGFGHRIYKSFDPRAKILRQAAHDMLESTGYDDPLLDIALELAEVALNDDYFTERKLYPNVDFYSGIILRALGIPVNMFPVMFAIGRMPGWIAHWNEANTDGVTRIHRPRQIYTGCEPRVYIPLDSRI
- a CDS encoding DUF1844 domain-containing protein; its protein translation is MADNTCKGNPMKGIPLGINFTTFIYSLSSSAMVALGEAADPGTGKVEFHPQLAKHTIDVLGMLKEKFDNGLEPDEKKLLCDIVYNLRMSYVNKNK
- a CDS encoding VOC family protein; this encodes MQAHFQAHGIFSWNELITTDLLSAKDFYGKLFGWSFVESTTIYGNTYLTAFKGETLVGGMMLKNGNVDGNVAPCWDPYVTVDDVDASAAQVKELGGTVVLPPTEIPNVGRFCVILDPQGISLNLITYTNASGE
- a CDS encoding tRNA-binding protein, which translates into the protein METIDWNDFEKVELRVGTILKAEPFPEARIPAYKLVVDFGEEIGTRKSSAQITTLYQLDELVGKQVVAVVNFPPKQIGPMKSECLVTGFYREDGVVLAVPDKPVPNGLKLG
- a CDS encoding SET domain-containing protein, translating into MIHPHTKVLTCQPTIGVGVFATRPIPRGTIVVVRDKFDTCLTRDEFLRLPDPIRESMETYLYHDKCGNLVLSWDHARYMNHSCRSNTMMTDYNLEIAVRDIEAGEEITTEYGLLNIQDPYEIHCRCEGCREHLRLDDIDVHGDSWDSAIKTSLLRIIDCPQPLFDLLDHDSRSRIDALLQGIEAYSSIRNLKWRDVSACLSGVGG
- a CDS encoding NAD kinase, with the protein product MNTPRTLQNIACMASDAPKAQEAFALLSKRYSFVPIDEADALVVLGGDGFMLQAVHTFMDSGIPFYGMNRGTIGFLLNQFGPENLLERLNAARGHTLNPLKMTVTTMDGQSTSALAFNEVALHRYSQQSANIRVRINGKIQLENLVCDGVMVATPAGSTAYNHSARGPIIPLGANVLALTPVCPFRPRRWNGALLPHTAIVEFDILDGQHRAVNASADSFEVRDVARVRVIEDQSSQASILFDPDLSLEERIFNEQFAL
- a CDS encoding nitroreductase family protein → MDFDNILERRRAINFFDPDRDVPENLLRTVLEDAAKAPSSFNLQPWKVKVLRDPQRKAALRAVAFDQPKVTEAPVVLILLADRDGWKEGNPTLEAHFANNLAPEQRDWFISTTKALYGGSAESSQAFANKNAGLFAMSLMYAASHQGLDTHPMDGFDHEAVRKEFAIPDNYWIPMLIAVGYRKADLELHPKAWRQSVEEMILE
- a CDS encoding 4Fe-4S dicluster domain-containing protein, which codes for MSKNNDQPGKVSRRGFLKALGTGGVGLLTPSGAVAAGKGRVPQPSDNELATLLDLSRCIGCGECVSACRESNAHKFPEPVKSFPAMSPSKRAKPEDWSDKRDVEDRLTPYNWLFLQNAEVEYQGEVYDINIPRRCMHCQNPPCANMCPFGAANKQVNGLTRISDSLCMGGAKCRTVCPWSVPQRQSGVGLYLNIMPRFAGNGVMFKCDRCYRLLEKGELPACIAACPEDVQTIGPRGEIVARARELAAGMDGFIYGLEENGGTNTVYVSPVPFDLIDKAIDKDGPRGGRGKVAGGKAKGLGPGKPHMGPVKDVMADETNLATATLLAPVAGVVAGVLGLGAKLLKNGEEGSHES
- a CDS encoding DEAD/DEAH box helicase; its protein translation is MKNEDLNPENGTETPQADHDPAAITFDELPEKMRMACERAGWDGLMPVQQKAMPFLLRGQDVMVQARTGSGKTGAFVLPLIEKLNSASPKCQALVMVPTRELAKQVAQEATMLAGDKALKVVSVYGGVGYKEQLDAFRDGAQLVVGTPGRILDHLMRRNLVLDDLKVLIFDEADRMLSVGFYPDMVEVKRYMPPKLAGSFMFSATFPPSVLRLAEEFMYQPEFLSLSSDEENVSAIAHQFVEVPAMGKERKLIKLIELENPASAIIFSNTKRNVEFTAALLSQFGFDAEGLTSDLTQNKREQLMTRIKEGKLRFLVATDVAARGIDIQDLSHVFMMEPPEDPESYVHRAGRTGRAGATGTAITLVDVIQRMELERIATRFKITFEEIKDPTEDDVTTIIEERLTAILEKKFRKLTNIQRERVARFLPLAKKYGEDEEALALIAMLLDELYQPTLHGKPAEPASSQSVPQNSRSNRERSAKGPQSRERRPEPRERAEEKRKPRSEREERPVAPREQEQKPKPKKRPAREQASEIRPEREERPVSDAPREPRPRRDERPESDLPREAAPRQTGDGDDAKATIKRRRRRRRRKPSGS